In Candidatus Manganitrophus morganii, the genomic window ATATTCATTGGCGGAATGAACCGCTTCGATCGCCCCGTCAAATAACATCAGTATCAACTTGTGTGGGTCGGCGGTAGGCGCCGCGGTTTGGAGGCTGGCCTGAACATAGGCGTTCATCGGGTAATTGGGACTGAGATTCATTGTGTCGGCTCCGTCGTGTTGGTGTGAGTGGCGCTCCTTTAAATGGCGTTCAGACAAAATATCATCCGCCGGATGAGTCGCTTCCGTTTGTGATCGCCGCGAGCCGCTGCGATAAAAAGTTGCCGCTCGCCTGAAGTTGTGAAATCGTCTGCTCCAAGGCGGAAAATTGCCTTCTGTAGGTCGCCTCGATCGTTTGAAGCCGGAAGGTCAGGTTGTCGATGTTCCTTTGAACCCCCTTGCTCGAAATGTTCAGCCCATCATTGCGCGCGGGAATCTGGACATTGATAAAATCGGTCACCGTCTCTTCAAGCGCCTCCGCCATGCCGTCAAAAGTATCGATCACCCCCTGTCGGTCGGCTTCGATTGCGGCATCCAAAATTTCTGTGTCCAAAGAAAGCGCCCCTTGCGAATCATGGCTCAAGCCGAGGCTCGCCGGGCTCTTTCCGGCATAGAGGGAGGTGATCGCTGAATTCAATCGATTGATAATTCCATTCGCGGTGCTGTCCCCCGCCAGAAGAACCGATCTCCCCGGCGTGGGTTTAGAGAGACCTCTGGCAAGCCCCATAACCGTGTTATACGCCCCGACGAATGCGTTGACATTATCCTTTATCTTTTGTGTATCCTTCGAAACGGTGAGGGTCAATGTGTTCCCGTCCGAGTCGTTTAATAAATTCAGGGTGACCCCGGTGAAAATGTCGGTGATGGTGTTGGCGTTCCGGGTAATGGTCAACCCATCTACCAGCAAAGAGGCGTCGACCGCCGCTTGGGATTGCGTCATGTTGGTGATACCGCCGGTCACCGCCCCGGCCGCATCATACGTTGCGTTCAGGGCGAGTTTGGAAAGTCCCGTCGTATCCGACTCGGCCCCTGCCTCCGAATAGACCCCGTCATTGTCTTCATCCGCTTGGAGGATGATCCGGTTGGACGCCCCAGTAGTGTTCGAGGAGAGGATGAGTCTGTACCCGGTTCCATCGTTCACAATGGAGGCCGTCACCCCCGCCTCTGCGTCGTTAATCGCGTCCCGTACGCCGTTCAGCGTATTATTCGTCGCATCGACCGTCACCTCGACGGCGGTAGTAGAACCGACCTGTATTCTTAGCTTCTGCGACGCAACCGAGGAAAGATCGGCGACTTCAGATCCGTCCGAAA contains:
- the fliD gene encoding flagellar filament capping protein FliD; translation: MATNPLSGMLSNITGIETTTIISQLMIVERQPLQSLTNRKAAFESKITAYGNLSSTLSKLKTSLSSLKSASIEGMTASSSDSAVFTATADTSASEGTYNIRVSNLATKQSVYSETFLSDGSEVADLSSVASQKLRIQVGSTTAVEVTVDATNNTLNGVRDAINDAEAGVTASIVNDGTGYRLILSSNTTGASNRIILQADEDNDGVYSEAGAESDTTGLSKLALNATYDAAGAVTGGITNMTQSQAAVDASLLVDGLTITRNANTITDIFTGVTLNLLNDSDGNTLTLTVSKDTQKIKDNVNAFVGAYNTVMGLARGLSKPTPGRSVLLAGDSTANGIINRLNSAITSLYAGKSPASLGLSHDSQGALSLDTEILDAAIEADRQGVIDTFDGMAEALEETVTDFINVQIPARNDGLNISSKGVQRNIDNLTFRLQTIEATYRRQFSALEQTISQLQASGNFLSQRLAAITNGSDSSGG